One window from the genome of Dyella sp. A6 encodes:
- a CDS encoding GNAT family N-acetyltransferase encodes MHPLDRPVWSSLTTAHHALSLGNALARRYASDVNLFASACDDSTEALAALAALVDPGQQVYQLQVPAIAIPPALVATKQAWGVQMVATAPLAPAADTSGMVLLGDTDASEMLALARLTQPGPFLAHTHRMGQFTGIRIDGRLAAMAGERFRFPGWTEVSGVCTHPDFRGRGLARRLSQHVAAGIATRGDTAFLHAWRDNTAAIRLYESLGFAWRSDVHVAVLARA; translated from the coding sequence ATGCATCCGCTCGACCGACCCGTCTGGTCCAGCCTGACGACCGCGCACCATGCGCTGTCGCTGGGCAACGCGCTGGCCCGACGCTACGCCAGCGACGTCAATCTGTTTGCCTCGGCATGCGACGACAGCACCGAGGCGTTGGCTGCGCTGGCCGCCCTGGTCGATCCCGGCCAGCAGGTGTACCAGCTGCAGGTGCCGGCCATCGCGATACCGCCTGCACTGGTTGCGACGAAGCAAGCCTGGGGCGTGCAGATGGTGGCCACTGCCCCGCTCGCGCCCGCAGCAGACACGTCCGGCATGGTGCTGCTGGGCGACACCGATGCCTCCGAGATGCTGGCACTGGCACGACTCACCCAGCCCGGCCCGTTTCTGGCGCACACGCATCGCATGGGCCAGTTCACCGGCATCCGCATCGATGGCCGCCTCGCCGCCATGGCGGGCGAGCGTTTCCGCTTCCCCGGCTGGACCGAGGTCAGCGGCGTCTGCACCCATCCGGATTTCCGCGGGCGCGGCCTGGCACGACGCCTGTCGCAGCATGTCGCCGCCGGGATTGCCACACGCGGCGACACCGCCTTCCTGCATGCCTGGCGCGACAACACGGCGGCGATACGTCTCTACGAGAGCCTGGGCTTCGCGTGGCGCAGCGACGTGCATGTGGCCGTGCTGGCCCGCGCCTGA
- a CDS encoding bile acid:sodium symporter family protein, producing the protein MSLRRFLPDPFIGALLTTVALASVLPCHGLAARAFGALTDVAIALLFFLHGAKLSRSAALAGLTHWRLHMCVLASTFVLFPLFGLVLKPLLQPLVTPDIYLGVLFLCCVPSTVQSSIAFTSIARGNVSAAVCAASASSLLGIFITPLLVGLMLEAHGQGGFSWDAVGDIVLQLLVPFVAGQVAQRWIGGWVQRHRTLVGLVDRGSILLVVYTAFSAAVLEGLWQSTPLPVLGGLLLVDAVLLALALLVTRYGARALGFRREDEITIVFCGSKKSLASGIPMAKVLFAGPAIGAIVLPLMLFHQIQLMVCAVLARRYARDGQLPTATTVGNEAG; encoded by the coding sequence ATGTCGTTGCGTCGCTTCCTGCCCGATCCGTTCATCGGCGCCCTGTTGACCACCGTCGCACTGGCCAGCGTGCTGCCCTGCCATGGCTTGGCAGCGAGGGCGTTCGGCGCACTGACCGACGTGGCAATCGCGCTGCTGTTCTTCCTGCATGGCGCGAAGCTGTCGCGTTCCGCCGCGCTGGCCGGACTGACCCACTGGCGTCTGCACATGTGCGTGCTGGCCAGCACGTTCGTGCTTTTTCCGCTGTTCGGGCTGGTGCTGAAGCCGCTACTGCAACCACTGGTGACGCCGGACATCTATCTCGGTGTGCTGTTCCTGTGCTGTGTGCCGTCGACGGTGCAGTCGTCGATCGCGTTCACGTCGATCGCGCGCGGCAATGTGTCGGCCGCGGTGTGTGCGGCCTCGGCGTCGAGCCTGCTCGGCATCTTCATCACGCCCCTGCTGGTGGGGCTGATGCTGGAGGCACACGGGCAGGGCGGTTTCTCGTGGGATGCGGTGGGCGACATCGTGCTGCAGCTGTTGGTGCCGTTCGTGGCCGGACAGGTGGCGCAGCGCTGGATCGGCGGCTGGGTGCAGCGGCACCGCACCCTGGTCGGTCTGGTCGATCGGGGCTCGATCCTGCTGGTGGTCTATACCGCGTTCAGTGCCGCGGTGCTGGAAGGCCTGTGGCAGTCCACGCCGCTGCCGGTGCTGGGTGGCCTGCTGCTGGTCGATGCGGTATTGCTGGCGTTGGCGCTGCTGGTCACGCGCTACGGCGCACGCGCGCTGGGCTTCCGGCGCGAAGACGAAATCACCATCGTGTTCTGCGGCTCGAAGAAGAGTCTGGCCAGTGGCATTCCGATGGCCAAGGTGTTGTTCGCCGGACCGGCAATCGGGGCGATCGTGCTGCCGCTGATGCTGTTCCATCAGATCCAGCTGATGGTCTGTGCCGTGCTGGCCAGGCGCTATGCCCGCGATGGGCAGCTGCCGACAGCGACCACCGTGGGCAACGAGGCGGGCTGA
- a CDS encoding DUF2782 domain-containing protein, producing the protein MKPVACLFALAAFAALPAFAQSTSTTKPTFSPAPPPPGMNDPGVDPTPVASSPAPAKPMTSPAEPTPSSYPSKPIPMPRMPGQTKASDANLPPPPDIDVKQQGDNTVEEYRQNGRVYMVVVRPKHGIPQTYMVDPQGRLHAQNGAPPVQPVMYTILKWGKSKPAEASSSDGN; encoded by the coding sequence ATGAAGCCTGTCGCCTGTCTGTTCGCTCTAGCCGCTTTCGCCGCCCTGCCGGCCTTCGCCCAGTCGACGTCCACCACCAAGCCGACGTTCAGCCCGGCGCCGCCGCCGCCCGGCATGAACGATCCCGGCGTCGATCCCACGCCGGTCGCGTCATCGCCGGCGCCGGCCAAGCCGATGACCTCGCCGGCCGAGCCCACCCCCAGCAGCTATCCGAGCAAGCCGATTCCGATGCCCAGGATGCCCGGCCAGACCAAGGCGTCCGATGCCAATCTGCCGCCGCCGCCGGATATCGACGTGAAGCAGCAGGGCGACAACACGGTGGAGGAGTACCGCCAGAACGGTCGCGTCTACATGGTCGTGGTACGCCCCAAGCATGGCATCCCGCAGACCTACATGGTCGATCCGCAGGGGCGCCTGCATGCGCAGAACGGTGCGCCGCCGGTGCAGCCGGTGATGTACACGATCCTCAAGTGGGGCAAGAGCAAGCCCGCCGAGGCATCGTCCTCGGACGGCAACTGA
- a CDS encoding EamA family transporter gives MRSGWLLFALGSAFFAALTALFGKLGVAGMNANLATFIRTIVILVVVAAIVSLRGDWAKPDAVPWHNWLFLVLSGVATGLSWLCYYRALQLGPVSKVAPIDKLSVALVIAFGLVFLGERPSVPVLVGGGLILAGAMVIALF, from the coding sequence GTGCGCAGCGGCTGGTTGCTGTTTGCCCTCGGTTCGGCCTTCTTCGCCGCGCTGACAGCTTTGTTCGGCAAGCTGGGCGTGGCGGGCATGAACGCCAACCTGGCCACCTTCATTCGCACCATCGTGATCCTCGTGGTGGTGGCGGCGATCGTCAGCCTGCGCGGCGACTGGGCCAAGCCCGATGCGGTGCCGTGGCACAACTGGCTGTTCCTGGTGCTGTCGGGAGTCGCCACCGGCCTGTCGTGGCTGTGCTACTACCGTGCGCTGCAGCTGGGTCCGGTCAGCAAGGTGGCGCCGATCGACAAGCTGAGCGTGGCGCTGGTCATCGCGTTCGGCCTGGTTTTCCTGGGCGAGCGGCCCAGCGTACCGGTGCTGGTCGGCGGCGGGCTGATCCTGGCCGGAGCCATGGTGATCGCGCTGTTCTGA
- the polA gene encoding DNA polymerase I, which yields MAKLILIDGSSYLYRAFHALPPLTNAQGEPTGALFGVVNMLRATLKARPDYVAFVSDASGPTFRDAMYDQYKANRPPMPDDLRAQVEPMLAIVAALGFPILREPGVEADDVIGTLALQANAQGIEVEISTGDKDMAQLVRPGVSLINTMTSTTMDGAAVQEKFGVPPERIIDFLALTGDNIDNVPGVHKCGPKTAAKWLAEYDTLDGVMAHADKIGGKIGEYLREALPQLPLSRALVTIKTDVPLDLGPADLALRDADTAALRTLYERYDFKAALKDLDGGSSGNGPAASALSASNDSTTTATAAPAVDASLSAPGSYELVTSQPQLDAWLDTLRSAPLIAFDTETTGLDPMRADIVGLSLSVEPGRACYIPLAHDYPGAPAQLDRAAVLAALKPVLEDPDCPKLGQHAKYDMNILSHYDIVVQGLRHDSMLESYVWNATATRHDMDSLAQKYLGYETVKYEQVAGKGAKQIPFSQVDLDTACRYAAEDADVTLRLHHALWPKLESVPSLRKVYEDIEIPLVPVLAQMEQRGVLIDVSELRRQSQQLGKRMLELQQQAHVEAGHEFNLDSPKQLQAILFDELGLPAKLKTPKGQPSTNEEALEAIADDHPLPRLILDYRGLAKLRSTYTDKLADIVNPRTGRVHTSYHQGAVATGRISSSDPNLQNIPVRTEEGRRIRQAFIAPEGWLVMAADYSQIELRIMAHLSGDEGLLKAFHEGGDVHRATAAEVFGVTPEEVTPNQRRAAKAINFGLMYGMSAFGLARQLGVDRGEASDYMARYFARYPGVHAFMEATRAQAHRDGYVETLFGRRLYLDNLNARNQALRAGAERAAVNAPMQGTAADIIKRAMIAVDAWLKPRDDAHMLMQVHDELVFEVRTDALETVREAVREHMQGAAQLAVPLLVEVGVGANWDEAH from the coding sequence ATGGCCAAGCTCATTCTCATCGACGGTTCGTCGTATCTCTATCGTGCCTTCCACGCGCTGCCCCCGCTGACCAACGCCCAGGGCGAGCCCACCGGCGCGCTGTTCGGCGTGGTCAACATGCTGCGTGCCACGCTGAAGGCAAGGCCCGACTACGTCGCCTTCGTCAGCGACGCCTCCGGCCCCACCTTCCGCGATGCCATGTACGACCAGTACAAGGCCAACCGCCCGCCAATGCCGGACGACCTGCGCGCACAGGTCGAGCCGATGCTGGCGATCGTGGCGGCGCTGGGCTTTCCGATCCTGCGCGAACCGGGGGTGGAGGCGGACGACGTGATCGGCACCCTGGCACTGCAGGCCAACGCCCAGGGCATCGAGGTGGAGATATCCACCGGCGACAAGGACATGGCGCAGCTGGTGCGCCCCGGGGTCAGCCTGATCAACACGATGACCAGCACCACCATGGACGGCGCCGCGGTGCAGGAAAAATTCGGCGTGCCGCCGGAGCGCATCATCGACTTCCTCGCGCTGACCGGCGACAACATCGACAACGTGCCGGGCGTGCACAAATGCGGCCCCAAGACCGCCGCCAAGTGGCTGGCCGAATACGACACGCTGGACGGCGTGATGGCGCATGCCGACAAGATCGGCGGCAAGATCGGCGAGTACCTGCGCGAAGCGCTGCCGCAACTGCCGCTGTCACGCGCCCTGGTCACCATCAAGACCGACGTGCCGCTGGACCTGGGCCCCGCTGACCTCGCGCTGCGCGACGCCGACACCGCCGCGCTGCGCACGCTGTACGAACGTTACGATTTCAAGGCTGCGCTGAAGGATCTGGATGGTGGTTCCAGCGGCAACGGGCCGGCCGCGAGCGCCCTCTCCGCATCGAACGACAGCACGACCACGGCAACCGCCGCGCCAGCCGTCGACGCCAGCCTGTCCGCCCCCGGCAGCTACGAACTGGTCACCAGCCAGCCGCAGCTCGATGCATGGCTGGACACGCTGCGCTCCGCACCGCTGATCGCCTTCGACACCGAGACCACCGGGCTCGACCCGATGCGCGCCGACATCGTCGGACTCAGCCTGTCGGTGGAACCGGGGCGGGCCTGCTATATCCCGCTGGCGCACGACTACCCCGGCGCGCCCGCGCAGCTCGACCGCGCCGCCGTCCTGGCCGCGCTGAAACCGGTGCTGGAAGATCCCGACTGTCCCAAGCTCGGACAGCATGCGAAGTACGACATGAACATCCTGTCGCACTACGACATCGTCGTGCAGGGACTGCGGCACGACAGCATGCTGGAATCCTACGTGTGGAACGCCACCGCTACGCGCCACGACATGGATTCGCTTGCGCAGAAGTATCTCGGCTACGAAACGGTGAAGTACGAACAGGTGGCCGGCAAGGGCGCGAAGCAGATCCCGTTCTCGCAGGTCGACCTGGACACCGCCTGCCGCTACGCCGCCGAGGACGCCGACGTCACCCTGCGCTTGCACCACGCGCTGTGGCCGAAGCTGGAAAGCGTGCCCAGCCTGCGCAAGGTGTATGAGGACATCGAGATTCCGCTGGTGCCGGTGCTGGCCCAAATGGAACAGCGCGGTGTGCTGATCGACGTGTCCGAGCTACGGCGGCAGAGCCAGCAGCTCGGCAAGCGCATGCTCGAACTGCAGCAGCAGGCCCACGTCGAAGCCGGCCATGAATTCAACCTCGACTCGCCCAAGCAGCTACAGGCGATCCTGTTCGACGAACTGGGCCTGCCGGCCAAGCTGAAGACGCCCAAGGGCCAACCCTCGACCAACGAGGAGGCGCTGGAGGCGATCGCCGACGACCACCCGCTGCCAAGGCTGATCCTCGACTACCGCGGGCTGGCCAAGCTGCGCTCGACCTACACCGACAAGCTGGCCGACATCGTCAACCCGCGCACCGGCCGCGTGCACACCAGCTACCACCAGGGTGCGGTGGCCACCGGGCGCATTTCATCGTCCGACCCGAACCTGCAGAACATCCCGGTGCGGACCGAGGAGGGCCGGCGCATCCGCCAGGCCTTCATCGCCCCCGAGGGCTGGCTGGTGATGGCAGCCGACTATTCGCAGATCGAGCTGCGCATCATGGCGCACCTGTCCGGCGACGAAGGCCTGCTCAAGGCCTTCCATGAGGGCGGCGACGTGCACCGTGCCACCGCCGCCGAAGTCTTCGGCGTCACGCCGGAAGAAGTCACACCGAACCAGCGCCGGGCCGCCAAGGCGATCAACTTCGGCCTGATGTACGGCATGAGCGCGTTCGGGCTGGCCCGCCAGCTCGGCGTGGACCGCGGCGAAGCCAGCGACTACATGGCCCGCTACTTCGCCCGCTACCCCGGCGTGCACGCCTTCATGGAGGCCACCCGCGCGCAGGCGCACCGCGACGGCTACGTGGAAACCCTGTTCGGCCGGCGGCTCTACCTGGACAACTTGAATGCCCGCAACCAGGCCCTGCGCGCCGGTGCCGAGCGCGCGGCGGTGAATGCGCCGATGCAGGGCACCGCCGCCGACATCATCAAGCGCGCGATGATCGCCGTGGATGCCTGGCTGAAGCCGCGCGACGATGCCCACATGCTGATGCAGGTGCACGACGAACTGGTGTTCGAGGTCCGCACAGACGCACTGGAAACAGTGCGCGAGGCGGTGCGCGAGCACATGCAGGGCGCCGCACAGCTGGCCGTCCCACTGCTGGTCGAGGTAGGCGTGGGCGCCAACTGGGACGAGGCGCACTGA
- the uvrD gene encoding DNA helicase II, producing MDVSHLIDTLNDAQREAVCAPPGHYLVLAGAGSGKTSVLTRRIGWLTQVEHIPPWAILAVTFTNKAAGEMRARLDSLIPGHTQGLTVGTFHGIAHRLLRRHWHEAGLPEGFQILDADDQQRLVKRVVAGLGLDESRFPPRQATWTINGWKDEGKRPDAIEHRDHPVTRTLVQIYRAYEDACRRAGLVDFAELLLRAHELWLKHPAVLEHYQQRWRHLLIDEFQDTNALQYAWVRVLAGASGTVFAVGDDDQSIYGWRGARVENMQQFLKDFPGARTIKLEQNYRSTATILKAANSVIARNGGRLGKDLWTAGDDGERIALYAAYNEQDEARFVVERIREYVREQGDARDCAILYRSNAQSRNFEEQLSQHGIKYRVYGGQRFFERAEIKDALAYLRLVANRHDDAAFERAVNTPPRGIGDRTLDVLRRRARSDNTSMWEAVLGELAGAGELAGRAKNAVKAFLALIEQMARDFGAASDDASARLSLAEQIDHVVNHTGLRDIHERDTRGNGDARVENLDELVNVASRFEPTAEDLEAGLDELSAFLSHAALEAGEGQGEAWDDCVQLMTLHSAKGLEFPLVFLVGLEEGLFPSQRSVEDEGRLEEERRLAYVGITRARARLVLSYAESRRMHGTEMLSRPSRFLGEIPAELVDEVRPRVQVSRPLYSGRGSTGGTSSWQEEPPVKLGQRVNHPSFGEGVVTAAEGSGAHARLQVNFAEAGSKWLVAAYANLTPL from the coding sequence ATGGATGTCTCGCACCTGATCGACACGCTCAACGACGCGCAGCGCGAAGCCGTCTGCGCCCCGCCCGGCCACTACCTCGTCCTCGCTGGCGCCGGCTCCGGCAAGACCAGCGTACTGACCCGCCGCATCGGCTGGCTCACCCAGGTCGAGCACATACCGCCGTGGGCGATCCTCGCCGTCACCTTCACCAACAAGGCCGCCGGCGAAATGCGCGCGCGGCTGGACTCGCTGATCCCCGGCCACACCCAGGGGCTGACCGTGGGCACCTTCCACGGCATCGCGCACCGCCTGCTGCGCCGGCACTGGCATGAGGCGGGTCTGCCGGAGGGCTTCCAGATCCTGGACGCCGACGACCAGCAACGGCTGGTCAAGCGGGTGGTGGCCGGACTGGGACTGGACGAGTCCCGCTTTCCCCCGCGTCAGGCCACCTGGACCATCAACGGCTGGAAGGACGAGGGCAAGCGCCCCGACGCCATCGAGCACCGCGACCACCCGGTCACCCGCACGCTTGTGCAGATCTACCGCGCCTACGAAGACGCCTGCCGGCGCGCCGGCCTGGTCGACTTCGCCGAGCTGCTGCTGCGCGCCCACGAGCTGTGGCTGAAGCATCCCGCCGTGCTGGAGCATTACCAGCAGCGCTGGCGACATCTGCTGATCGACGAGTTCCAGGACACCAACGCGCTGCAATACGCCTGGGTGCGCGTGCTGGCCGGCGCCAGCGGCACGGTCTTCGCGGTCGGCGACGACGACCAGTCGATCTACGGCTGGCGTGGCGCGCGGGTGGAGAACATGCAGCAGTTCCTGAAGGACTTCCCCGGCGCCAGGACGATCAAGCTGGAGCAGAACTACCGCTCCACCGCTACCATTCTGAAGGCTGCCAACAGCGTGATCGCACGCAATGGCGGACGCCTCGGCAAGGACCTGTGGACCGCCGGCGACGACGGCGAGCGCATCGCGCTGTACGCGGCCTACAACGAGCAGGACGAAGCTCGTTTCGTGGTCGAGCGCATCCGCGAATACGTCCGCGAACAGGGCGATGCACGCGACTGCGCCATCCTCTACCGCTCCAACGCGCAATCACGCAATTTCGAGGAACAGCTCAGCCAGCACGGCATCAAGTACCGCGTCTATGGCGGTCAGCGCTTCTTCGAGCGCGCCGAGATCAAGGATGCCCTGGCGTACCTGCGGCTGGTCGCCAACCGCCACGACGACGCAGCCTTCGAGCGCGCGGTGAACACGCCGCCACGCGGCATCGGCGACCGTACCCTGGACGTGCTGCGCCGGCGCGCCCGCAGCGACAACACCTCGATGTGGGAGGCCGTGCTGGGCGAGCTCGCCGGCGCCGGCGAACTGGCCGGCCGGGCGAAGAACGCGGTGAAGGCGTTCCTGGCGCTGATCGAGCAAATGGCACGGGACTTCGGGGCCGCATCGGACGATGCGTCGGCCCGCCTGTCCCTGGCCGAGCAGATCGACCATGTCGTCAACCACACCGGCCTGCGCGACATCCACGAGCGCGACACCCGCGGCAACGGCGACGCACGAGTGGAAAACCTCGACGAACTGGTCAACGTGGCCAGCCGCTTCGAGCCCACTGCCGAGGACCTGGAAGCCGGTCTCGACGAGCTGTCCGCGTTCCTCTCGCATGCCGCACTGGAAGCGGGCGAAGGCCAGGGCGAAGCCTGGGACGACTGCGTGCAGCTGATGACTCTGCACTCGGCCAAGGGCCTGGAGTTTCCGCTGGTGTTCCTGGTCGGCCTGGAAGAAGGCCTGTTCCCCAGCCAGCGCTCGGTGGAAGACGAGGGCCGGCTGGAAGAGGAACGGCGGCTTGCCTACGTCGGCATTACCCGTGCCCGTGCGCGGCTGGTGCTGAGCTATGCCGAATCGCGCCGCATGCACGGCACCGAAATGCTGTCGCGGCCGTCGCGCTTCCTCGGCGAAATACCCGCCGAACTGGTCGACGAGGTGCGCCCACGGGTGCAGGTCAGCCGTCCGCTGTACAGCGGACGCGGCTCCACCGGCGGCACATCGTCATGGCAGGAGGAGCCGCCGGTGAAGCTGGGACAGCGGGTCAACCATCCCAGCTTCGGCGAGGGCGTGGTCACCGCCGCCGAAGGCAGCGGTGCACATGCGCGCCTGCAGGTGAACTTCGCCGAGGCCGGCAGCAAATGGCTGGTCGCCGCCTACGCCAACCTCACCCCGCTCTGA
- a CDS encoding S9 family peptidase: MKRRLAIACLPVALSALMAPAIHAAAAPIQLHDYRQLVRMGSLEFSPDGQQLAFLTVTSDFAHDRYDASLRVMDAKAGAVSRVLVSGMQDLHQPRWSPDGRTLAFIAKAGDGKDELYSVPARGGKPTELGKAPNGVQQFAWSPDGHTIAYVTPDNSPLSASDRASHHDLFTIHDDDYQITAPPVASHIWLLSLASGQARQLTHGSTSVLENPPPFGGGVTAPAWTADGRWIVYTRQVDDHDSDSDRTSIAAVNVATGAEHLVTGRTSYEYAPVTAPRGDTLAYLYPQGPGPISDMDLLVATPTGGKARDVSIDLDRNFYPGFAWLPDARGLVGIADDHAGSSLYVQPLHGKGHALAMGGLNPLAVAVSSQGKLAVVADNATTAPELYLMDGLGSRPQRLTAINHAFAAYAYPRTVEVRWKAPDGQPDDGLLTYPNGYVAGRHYPLVVYSHGGPEAASSADFDTGEIGPLRDLFAAKGFVVFEPNYRGSDNLGSAHEHAIYRDPGNGPDSDVISGITMLEKQGLVDSSRIAAVGHSYGGYMTAWLIGHHHFWRCAVVADGALDWTEEYELSGEGNLAWTRDSLGGTPWDPKSAALYRSGSPITYAGQITTPTLILSGTADTTVPITESFALYHALSSRHVPVEFIGLPGGHHSPQDPVHRELYYGAIEKWVVAKMQGKAG; this comes from the coding sequence ATGAAGCGTCGTCTTGCTATCGCCTGCCTGCCTGTTGCCCTGTCCGCGCTGATGGCGCCGGCGATCCACGCGGCCGCAGCGCCGATCCAGCTGCACGACTACCGTCAGCTGGTCCGCATGGGATCGCTGGAGTTCTCGCCCGATGGGCAGCAGCTGGCCTTTCTGACGGTCACTTCCGATTTCGCCCACGACCGCTACGACGCCAGCTTGCGCGTGATGGATGCGAAGGCCGGTGCCGTCTCGCGGGTGCTGGTCAGCGGCATGCAGGACCTGCACCAGCCGCGCTGGTCGCCGGACGGCCGAACGCTGGCGTTCATCGCCAAGGCCGGCGATGGCAAGGACGAGCTGTACAGCGTGCCTGCCCGTGGCGGCAAGCCGACCGAACTCGGCAAGGCGCCGAACGGCGTGCAGCAGTTTGCGTGGAGCCCGGACGGCCACACCATCGCCTATGTCACGCCGGACAATTCGCCGCTGTCGGCCAGCGATCGCGCCAGTCACCATGATCTTTTCACCATCCATGACGACGACTACCAGATCACCGCGCCGCCGGTCGCCTCGCATATCTGGCTGCTGTCGCTGGCCAGCGGCCAGGCGCGCCAGCTGACCCACGGCAGCACCAGCGTGCTGGAGAACCCACCGCCGTTCGGCGGTGGCGTCACCGCGCCGGCATGGACCGCGGACGGGCGCTGGATCGTCTATACCCGCCAGGTCGACGATCACGACAGCGATTCGGACCGGACCTCGATCGCCGCGGTGAACGTCGCCACCGGTGCTGAGCACCTGGTCACCGGTCGGACCAGCTACGAATATGCGCCGGTCACCGCGCCCAGGGGCGATACGCTGGCCTACCTGTATCCGCAGGGTCCGGGACCGATCAGCGACATGGACCTGCTGGTCGCTACGCCCACCGGCGGCAAGGCGCGCGATGTCAGTATCGACCTGGACCGCAACTTCTACCCGGGCTTCGCCTGGCTGCCCGATGCGCGTGGCCTGGTCGGCATCGCCGACGACCATGCCGGCAGCTCGCTGTATGTGCAGCCGCTGCACGGCAAGGGACATGCGCTGGCGATGGGCGGGCTCAACCCGCTGGCGGTGGCGGTGTCTTCGCAAGGCAAGCTGGCGGTGGTGGCGGACAACGCCACCACGGCGCCGGAGCTGTATCTGATGGACGGCCTGGGCAGTCGCCCGCAACGGCTGACCGCGATCAACCATGCCTTCGCCGCCTATGCCTATCCGCGCACCGTGGAAGTGCGCTGGAAAGCGCCGGACGGCCAGCCCGACGACGGCCTGCTGACCTATCCGAACGGTTATGTGGCCGGTCGGCACTACCCGTTGGTGGTGTACAGCCATGGTGGTCCGGAAGCGGCATCCTCGGCGGATTTCGATACCGGCGAGATCGGCCCGCTGCGCGACCTGTTCGCCGCCAAGGGTTTCGTGGTGTTCGAACCCAACTACCGCGGCAGCGACAACCTGGGCAGCGCGCACGAGCATGCGATCTATCGCGATCCGGGCAACGGGCCCGACAGCGACGTCATCTCGGGCATCACGATGCTCGAAAAGCAGGGCCTCGTGGATAGTTCTCGCATCGCCGCGGTGGGTCACTCCTACGGCGGCTACATGACGGCATGGCTGATCGGGCATCACCATTTCTGGCGTTGCGCGGTGGTGGCCGATGGTGCGCTGGACTGGACCGAGGAATACGAGCTGTCCGGCGAGGGCAATCTGGCCTGGACGCGCGATTCGCTGGGCGGCACTCCGTGGGACCCGAAGAGTGCGGCGCTGTACCGCAGCGGTTCGCCGATCACCTACGCCGGGCAGATCACCACGCCCACGCTGATCCTGTCCGGCACCGCCGACACCACGGTGCCGATCACCGAGTCGTTCGCGCTGTACCACGCGCTGAGCAGCCGCCACGTGCCGGTGGAGTTCATCGGCCTTCCCGGTGGCCACCACTCGCCGCAGGACCCGGTGCACCGCGAGCTGTACTACGGCGCGATCGAGAAGTGGGTAGTGGCGAAGATGCAGGGCAAGGCGGGCTGA
- a CDS encoding glutathione S-transferase, with amino-acid sequence MRYELYYWPGIQGRGEFVRLALEDAGADYLDVARERGDEAIMPWFQGEYSGLPPFAPPFLKAGRTVLAQTALILAWLGPRLGLLPEGATARLQAQQLQLTISDLVVEIHDTHHPIAASLYYQDQLEAARQRAADFRRLRLPKFLGYFEGVLARGDGQHALAQHSYVDLSLFQLVTGLHYAFPRVMQRLQPQLPQLHALARRVSERPRIAAYLASPRRIAFNENGIFRHYAALDTRR; translated from the coding sequence ATGCGCTACGAACTCTATTACTGGCCCGGCATCCAGGGGCGCGGCGAATTCGTGCGACTGGCACTGGAAGACGCCGGCGCCGATTACCTGGATGTCGCACGCGAACGCGGCGACGAAGCGATCATGCCGTGGTTTCAGGGCGAATATAGCGGCCTGCCGCCTTTCGCCCCGCCCTTCCTCAAGGCCGGTCGTACCGTGCTGGCGCAGACGGCACTGATCTTAGCCTGGCTCGGTCCCCGTCTGGGCCTGCTGCCCGAAGGCGCCACCGCCCGGCTGCAGGCACAGCAACTGCAGCTGACCATCAGCGACCTGGTCGTCGAGATCCACGACACCCACCATCCGATCGCTGCCAGCCTCTACTACCAGGACCAGCTCGAGGCCGCCCGGCAACGCGCAGCGGATTTTCGCCGTCTACGCCTGCCGAAGTTCCTCGGTTACTTCGAAGGCGTGCTGGCGCGTGGCGATGGCCAGCATGCTCTGGCGCAGCATTCGTACGTGGACCTGTCGTTGTTCCAGCTGGTTACCGGCCTGCACTACGCCTTCCCGCGCGTCATGCAGAGGCTGCAACCACAGTTGCCGCAACTGCATGCACTGGCCCGGCGCGTGTCGGAACGTCCACGCATCGCTGCCTACCTGGCTTCACCACGGCGCATTGCGTTCAACGAAAACGGTATTTTCCGGCATTACGCGGCACTGGATACGCGCCGCTGA